A single Parachlamydiales bacterium DNA region contains:
- a CDS encoding serine hydrolase, whose protein sequence is MGLTRFCLLAISLSLFGATLLHGDELSDLDHYIEKVRMEKQVPGIAVAIVKGDKVIFAKGYGIRKLGFEGNVDEDTIFQLASVSKTFTAAGIGVQVDKGKLTWDEEVIRHLSPFALKEAYASRYANARDLLSHRTGLPAFGGDLLGKLGYSSEEILYRVRFIEPATSFRNISFYSNVGFFIAGELLAKLAEKPYQEAIKSTLLVPLKLERTGFADRLQDSNTAYSHAIIHDKVQVVPWDNIRGFDAAGGITSTARDMGRWIAVHLNGGKVGESRILKADTVKEILSPSMVTEVSFTDLPPINDDSGLTYGLGWNNYHYKGKMIVEKGGALDGVRTVVTLIPEEKLGIVVLANLNLTVAPEAIRGKFLETYLGKSSQDLEKEMKAREEMIQQLVSGPAKKGKQLPIGHSLDLYTGQYSNELYGNFTVVNQDGKLSIDAGPAKWKGKLTSWSNDTFVITWPLINSGHEQLTFTFGPEGYATQIYFENLGTFQRVESNKD, encoded by the coding sequence ATGGGACTAACAAGATTTTGTTTACTAGCTATCTCACTTTCACTCTTTGGCGCCACTTTGTTGCACGGCGATGAACTCTCCGATTTAGATCACTACATAGAAAAAGTGCGTATGGAGAAACAAGTTCCGGGGATTGCCGTAGCTATTGTGAAAGGAGATAAAGTAATTTTTGCAAAAGGTTACGGAATAAGGAAACTTGGTTTTGAAGGTAATGTAGATGAGGACACGATTTTTCAATTAGCATCTGTATCAAAAACTTTTACCGCTGCAGGGATTGGAGTTCAGGTAGATAAGGGTAAGTTAACGTGGGATGAAGAGGTAATACGGCATCTTTCCCCATTTGCTTTAAAGGAAGCCTATGCCTCTCGGTATGCTAATGCGCGTGATCTATTATCCCACCGTACCGGGTTGCCTGCTTTTGGAGGGGACCTATTGGGAAAATTAGGTTATTCGTCAGAAGAAATCTTGTATAGGGTACGATTTATTGAACCTGCGACAAGCTTTAGAAACATATCTTTTTATTCCAACGTGGGTTTCTTTATTGCGGGGGAGTTATTAGCTAAATTAGCTGAAAAACCTTATCAAGAAGCGATTAAAAGTACACTGTTGGTACCTCTTAAGTTAGAAAGAACGGGATTTGCAGATCGATTGCAAGATTCCAATACAGCCTATTCCCATGCAATCATCCATGATAAGGTGCAGGTTGTACCTTGGGATAACATTAGAGGATTTGATGCAGCAGGGGGGATAACTTCTACTGCGCGTGATATGGGAAGATGGATTGCAGTGCATTTGAATGGGGGTAAAGTGGGTGAAAGTCGGATTTTGAAGGCCGATACCGTAAAAGAGATCTTATCTCCTTCTATGGTAACAGAAGTGTCTTTTACCGATCTCCCCCCCATTAATGATGATTCCGGTTTGACCTATGGCTTAGGGTGGAACAACTATCACTATAAGGGCAAAATGATTGTTGAGAAGGGGGGTGCTTTAGATGGTGTCAGGACAGTCGTCACGTTAATTCCGGAGGAGAAGTTAGGTATTGTAGTTTTAGCCAATCTAAACCTTACTGTCGCTCCTGAAGCTATTAGAGGTAAGTTTTTAGAAACTTATTTAGGCAAAAGCAGTCAAGACCTTGAAAAGGAGATGAAGGCTAGGGAGGAAATGATCCAGCAGCTAGTAAGCGGCCCCGCCAAAAAAGGAAAACAGTTACCCATCGGTCATTCACTGGATTTGTACACGGGCCAATACTCCAATGAACTATATGGAAATTTCACCGTAGTAAATCAGGATGGAAAACTTTCCATAGATGCCGGTCCGGCAAAATGGAAGGGAAAATTGACTTCCTGGAGCAATGATACTTTTGTAATTACTTGGCCCTTGATCAATTCAGGTCATGAGCAGCTAACATTTACATTTGGTCCTGAAGGTTATGCTACACAAATTTATTTTGAGAATTTGGGTACATTTCAACGTGTAGAAAGTAATAAAGATTAG